The Paludisphaera rhizosphaerae genome includes a region encoding these proteins:
- a CDS encoding ABC transporter permease: MFPNSPFFQLYLARLREFFRQPARIFWVYGFPTLMAIVLGYAFQSRPPAPVAVDVVDGPGTAKVREAVEAHNAKVKPADGEPAGPIPPIILDVHPEAEALNRLRTGRTPVVVVPGDGALVTYRYDPTRPESAAAREAIDDVLQKAAGRSDPIATKDVLVTEPGSRYIDFLIPGLIGLNAMGGGLWGVGFFLVNLRIGKLLKCYVATPMPRRDFLGAILAGRLTFLIPDLAVLLLLGVLAFHMPIRGPIWLVVLIDVVGAMAFAGIGLLIASRAATTETVSGLMNLVMLPMWLLSGVFFSSERFPAVVQPLIRALPLTQLVSGLRLVILEGAGLTHTGVLMALAILAAWAVGTFWLALRLFKWT; encoded by the coding sequence ATGTTTCCGAATTCGCCCTTCTTCCAACTGTATCTCGCGCGGCTCCGCGAGTTCTTTCGCCAGCCTGCGCGCATCTTCTGGGTTTACGGCTTCCCAACGCTGATGGCGATCGTGCTAGGGTACGCGTTCCAGAGCCGCCCCCCCGCGCCGGTTGCTGTGGACGTCGTGGACGGACCGGGGACGGCGAAGGTCCGCGAGGCCGTCGAGGCCCACAACGCGAAGGTCAAGCCGGCCGACGGCGAGCCCGCCGGGCCGATCCCTCCGATCATTCTCGACGTGCATCCCGAGGCTGAGGCCCTCAACCGCTTGCGGACCGGGCGCACGCCGGTCGTCGTCGTTCCCGGCGATGGGGCTCTCGTAACGTATCGTTACGATCCGACCCGCCCCGAATCCGCCGCGGCGCGCGAGGCGATCGACGACGTTCTCCAGAAGGCGGCCGGACGCTCGGACCCGATCGCGACCAAGGACGTCCTTGTCACCGAGCCTGGCTCGCGCTACATCGACTTCCTCATCCCCGGCCTCATCGGCCTGAACGCCATGGGGGGCGGGTTGTGGGGCGTGGGCTTCTTTTTGGTCAACCTGCGGATCGGCAAACTGCTGAAGTGCTACGTCGCCACGCCCATGCCCCGGCGCGACTTCCTGGGGGCGATCCTCGCGGGGCGGCTGACTTTCCTGATCCCCGACCTGGCCGTGCTCTTGCTCCTGGGCGTGCTGGCCTTCCACATGCCGATCCGTGGGCCGATCTGGCTGGTGGTGCTCATCGACGTCGTCGGCGCCATGGCCTTTGCGGGGATCGGCCTGCTGATCGCCAGCCGGGCGGCGACGACAGAGACCGTCAGCGGCCTCATGAACCTGGTCATGCTGCCGATGTGGCTGCTCTCCGGCGTCTTCTTTTCCTCGGAGCGGTTTCCGGCCGTCGTCCAGCCGTTGATCAGGGCGTTGCCCCTGACTCAGTTGGTCAGTGGGCTGCGGCTGGTCATTCTGGAGGGGGCGGGTCTAACTCACACCGGAGTGCTCATGGCCCTGGCGATCCTCGCCGCCTGGGCGGTCGGGACCTTCTGGCTTGCTCTCCGACTCTTCAAATGGACCTGA
- a CDS encoding ABC transporter ATP-binding protein encodes MTTEPAIRVKDLRKDYPSGDGVVHAVAGLDLEIRRGECFGLLGPNGAGKTTTVEILEGLNSPTSGEMQVLGLRWSEDPTSIRERIGVTLQETRFPDKETVRELVTVFRSFYRQGLTVDDAIARVSLESKANALVEELSGGQRQRLAVAVSLIGDPEILFLDEPTTGLDPQSRRQLWDVILDLKSRGRTVLLTTHYMDEAERLCDRVAVIDHGKIIALGSPAELIAKLGGEHVVEFALNDGDRLDPSAFATLDSVLAARAEADGYSLTVGEPHRALPALLDALENLDRPLARLTTRHVSLEDVFVALTGRHLREDEPAAEASNGRRRRRRSRAR; translated from the coding sequence GTGACGACGGAGCCGGCCATCCGCGTAAAGGACCTGCGCAAGGATTACCCTTCCGGCGACGGCGTGGTGCACGCCGTCGCCGGCCTGGATTTGGAAATCCGCCGGGGCGAGTGCTTCGGTCTTCTCGGCCCCAACGGAGCCGGCAAGACGACCACCGTCGAGATCCTGGAGGGGCTCAACTCTCCAACGTCGGGCGAGATGCAGGTGCTTGGCCTGCGCTGGAGCGAGGACCCGACCTCGATCCGAGAGCGGATCGGCGTCACCCTTCAGGAGACGCGATTCCCCGATAAGGAGACGGTTCGCGAGCTGGTCACGGTCTTTCGCAGCTTCTATCGCCAGGGACTGACCGTCGACGACGCCATCGCGCGAGTCTCGCTCGAATCCAAGGCGAACGCCCTGGTGGAGGAGCTGTCCGGAGGGCAACGGCAGCGGCTGGCGGTCGCCGTCAGTCTGATCGGCGACCCTGAGATCCTGTTCCTCGACGAACCGACGACGGGACTCGACCCGCAATCGAGGCGGCAGCTCTGGGACGTGATCCTCGACCTCAAGAGCCGGGGGCGGACCGTCCTGCTGACCACGCACTACATGGACGAGGCCGAGCGCCTCTGTGATCGCGTGGCCGTCATCGACCATGGCAAGATCATCGCCCTGGGCTCGCCGGCCGAACTGATCGCCAAGCTCGGCGGCGAGCACGTCGTCGAGTTTGCGCTGAACGACGGCGACCGCCTCGACCCGTCGGCGTTCGCGACGCTCGATTCGGTCCTCGCCGCCCGCGCTGAGGCCGACGGTTACTCGCTGACCGTGGGCGAGCCCCACCGCGCCCTCCCGGCACTGCTCGACGCGTTGGAGAATCTCGACAGGCCGCTCGCCCGGCTGACGACCCGCCACGTCAGCCTGGAGGACGTCTTCGTCGCCCTCACCGGCCGCCATCTGCGCGAGGACGAACCCGCCGCCGAAGCCTCCAACGGCCGCCGCCGCAGACGACGCTCCCGCGCCCGTTGA
- a CDS encoding glucose-1-phosphate adenylyltransferase produces MPRVISLILGGGRGTRLYPLTKSRSKPAVPIAGKYRLIDIPVSNCIHSGLHRIFVVTQFNSVSLHRHIYNTYKFDPFEGGFVEILAAQQTMQSETWYQGTADAVRRNIPYFTEKDYDLVLILSGDQLYRMNFQEMIKTHIENKAVVTIAALPVAESEARSCGIMRIQADGRVIDFEEKPKTQEKLNRVRTDPAWLDKLGLNAHGRPYLASMGIYVFNTKTLVEILNGSTATDFGHELLPQTIAKQRVQAHLFDGYWEDIGTVGAFHQANIDLTLDNPPFDFTHGEQPIYTRPRFLPSSRILGSTIRNSLICDGCIIGRNSVIENSVIGVRSVIGDNVTIRDSYLMGADWYEQPHELRRNQEEGIVNLGVAAGSVVERAIVDKNARIAKGVRVVNETGVVDSEECPTHVIRDGVVVVPKLTVLREGTVI; encoded by the coding sequence ATGCCTCGGGTCATCTCGTTGATCTTGGGAGGAGGGCGGGGCACCCGGCTCTACCCGCTGACCAAGTCGCGGAGCAAGCCCGCGGTGCCCATCGCCGGAAAGTATCGCCTCATCGACATCCCCGTGTCGAACTGCATCCACTCCGGGCTGCACCGCATCTTCGTCGTCACTCAGTTCAACTCAGTGAGCCTCCACCGCCACATCTACAACACGTACAAATTCGACCCCTTCGAGGGGGGCTTCGTCGAGATCCTCGCCGCGCAGCAGACGATGCAGAGCGAGACCTGGTACCAGGGGACCGCCGACGCCGTGCGTCGCAACATCCCCTACTTCACGGAGAAGGACTACGACCTCGTCCTGATCCTCTCCGGCGATCAGCTCTACCGGATGAACTTCCAGGAGATGATCAAGACCCACATCGAGAACAAGGCGGTCGTGACCATCGCCGCCCTGCCGGTGGCTGAGTCCGAGGCTCGGTCCTGCGGGATCATGCGGATCCAGGCCGACGGCCGCGTCATCGACTTCGAGGAGAAGCCGAAGACCCAGGAGAAGCTCAACCGCGTTCGCACCGATCCCGCCTGGCTGGACAAGCTGGGGCTCAACGCCCACGGCCGGCCCTACCTGGCCAGCATGGGGATCTACGTCTTCAACACCAAGACGCTGGTCGAGATCCTCAACGGCAGCACGGCGACCGATTTCGGCCACGAACTGCTCCCCCAGACGATCGCCAAGCAGCGAGTGCAGGCTCACCTGTTCGACGGCTACTGGGAGGACATTGGAACGGTCGGCGCCTTCCATCAGGCCAACATCGACCTGACGCTCGACAACCCCCCGTTCGATTTCACCCACGGCGAGCAGCCGATCTACACCCGACCGCGCTTTCTCCCCAGTTCGCGGATCCTCGGCTCCACGATCCGCAACAGCTTGATCTGCGACGGCTGCATCATCGGCCGGAACTCGGTGATCGAGAACTCCGTCATCGGCGTCCGATCCGTCATCGGCGACAACGTCACGATCCGCGACTCCTATCTGATGGGGGCGGACTGGTACGAACAGCCCCACGAACTTCGCCGGAATCAGGAAGAAGGGATCGTGAACCTGGGCGTCGCCGCGGGCTCCGTCGTCGAGCGGGCGATCGTCGACAAGAACGCTCGGATCGCGAAGGGCGTTCGGGTCGTCAACGAGACGGGCGTCGTCGATTCCGAGGAGTGCCCCACGCACGTCATCCGCGACGGCGTCGTGGTCGTTCCCAAGCTTACGGTTCTCCGAGAGGGGACCGTCATCTGA
- a CDS encoding DUF6793 family protein, translating to MPLFEVETTSHIMIASADDEATARSFAQSNYPAEEIIRVAHRPRDAWVISKNLLGVNSDVDVCSTARECLASAAGDKLHAVRLYMQKTGVDLEQARKVVESNMSRGW from the coding sequence ATGCCTCTCTTCGAGGTCGAAACGACGTCGCATATCATGATTGCATCGGCCGACGATGAGGCCACGGCCCGTTCGTTCGCTCAGTCGAACTATCCGGCCGAGGAGATCATCCGGGTGGCCCATCGTCCGCGCGACGCCTGGGTGATTTCCAAGAACCTGCTGGGCGTGAATTCGGACGTCGACGTCTGTTCGACGGCCCGTGAGTGTCTCGCCAGCGCAGCAGGGGACAAGCTCCACGCGGTTCGACTCTACATGCAGAAGACCGGGGTGGACCTGGAGCAGGCCCGCAAGGTCGTCGAGTCGAACATGTCGCGCGGCTGGTGA